In Aestuariibaculum lutulentum, one DNA window encodes the following:
- a CDS encoding FecR family protein → MDEINKQFEYSELLAGKVLDSLTDEQKEVLYEWEQQDENKGIAEDILNAYTFDEWQEKLKSIDTTEEWASFLDRMEIASEKPGKVLRLKAIKWMSAVAAVLVVGFSVFTFTDSNNDRLKPIAASSIAPGTSHAELVLSTGEVIDLEQSKDNQIQEGEVALENVKGILQYKDAKSRRRGDNKVKTNTLKVPRGAEYQLVLSDGTKVWLNSDTELTYTVPFVGTERRVALKGEAYFDVTPNKELPFIVMTGNQEVQVLGTEFNVSAYRDDSVITTTLVEGKVEVTDNISRDKKYLLPNQQSILNKQTDAIKKQEVDAYPYIAWKEGRFVFNNVTLEEFLYKVSRWYDVEVYYDNDSLKNLSFTGDLPRYSNMTSILKIIEAEMSVNIKVEDNKKIYVFR, encoded by the coding sequence ATGGATGAAATAAATAAACAATTCGAATATTCGGAGCTTTTAGCGGGTAAAGTTTTAGACTCTTTAACCGATGAACAAAAAGAGGTGTTATACGAATGGGAGCAGCAAGATGAAAATAAAGGAATTGCTGAAGATATTCTTAATGCCTATACCTTTGATGAGTGGCAGGAAAAATTAAAAAGTATTGACACGACGGAGGAGTGGGCGTCTTTTTTAGATCGCATGGAGATCGCTTCCGAAAAACCAGGTAAAGTTTTAAGATTAAAAGCTATTAAGTGGATGTCTGCTGTGGCGGCTGTTTTGGTTGTTGGTTTTTCCGTGTTCACTTTTACAGATTCAAATAATGACCGTTTAAAACCTATAGCAGCTTCTAGTATCGCGCCTGGAACCTCTCATGCAGAACTTGTTTTATCTACTGGAGAAGTTATTGATTTGGAGCAATCAAAAGATAATCAAATTCAAGAGGGAGAAGTTGCTTTAGAAAATGTTAAGGGTATACTTCAATATAAAGATGCTAAGTCCAGAAGACGAGGCGATAATAAAGTAAAAACAAATACATTAAAAGTACCAAGAGGTGCTGAATACCAGTTGGTGTTATCTGATGGAACTAAGGTGTGGCTAAATTCAGATACAGAATTAACTTATACGGTTCCTTTTGTTGGGACCGAGCGTCGTGTGGCTTTAAAAGGAGAGGCCTATTTTGATGTAACACCTAATAAAGAGTTGCCTTTTATAGTAATGACGGGAAATCAGGAAGTTCAGGTTTTAGGAACTGAATTTAACGTTTCAGCCTACAGAGATGATAGTGTTATTACGACTACTCTGGTAGAAGGTAAAGTAGAGGTTACAGATAATATTTCTAGAGATAAAAAATATTTGTTGCCTAATCAACAATCGATTCTAAATAAGCAGACCGATGCTATTAAAAAGCAGGAAGTCGATGCGTATCCATACATTGCCTGGAAAGAAGGGCGTTTCGTATTTAATAACGTAACCTTAGAAGAGTTTTTATATAAAGTGTCGAGGTGGTACGATGTTGAGGTTTACTACGATAACGACAGTTTAAAAAACTTAAGCTTTACAGGAGATCTTCCTAGGTACAGCAATATGACAAGTATCTTAAAAATTATCGAAGCGGAAATGTCTGTGAACATTAAAGTAGAGGATAATAAAAAGATATATGTTTTCAGATAA
- a CDS encoding RagB/SusD family nutrient uptake outer membrane protein, translating to MKKILFILPLITCFACSDFLDERDQDKLVPEQPDHFAALLLQEFSFSYPLFKTIDHMTDNVVENALARSSTKQGAKTTYSWQREIEIDENGNELSNINNAWQNTYEDIAIANYVIELIDEASGEQTEKDFVKGEAYFIRALSYFNLLNLYGQPFNASTADTDLGVPLRLNIGVEMVYSRNTVAECYAQVESDILMANELFDLSGITKGKFHPSQAACNLLMSRVKLYQEEWDEVISYADLAIGSGSLTKMTSTTPFITETNPEVLYSYYTIGRVVWENATYVANTELINLYDDADIRKEAYFATSDNGSGNVLYIPKKYDLDGFSTLGFTNLRIGEAYLNRAEAYAQKENLTNAVNDIKALHAKRYTSTASVVYPTNVSEVLSFVLNERRKELCFEDHHRWFDLRRMANRPEIKHVFTLIGSDGVKTGTETFTLLSDDINYTLPIPLKERQNNPLIRNNERYEKIPVIDEEVIID from the coding sequence ATGAAAAAAATACTATTTATATTACCTCTAATAACATGTTTTGCTTGTAGCGATTTTTTAGATGAACGCGATCAAGATAAATTAGTTCCGGAACAGCCTGATCATTTTGCAGCGTTGTTATTGCAAGAGTTTAGTTTTAGTTATCCTTTGTTTAAAACTATAGATCATATGACAGATAATGTGGTCGAGAATGCTTTAGCAAGAAGCTCAACTAAACAAGGGGCTAAAACAACATATTCCTGGCAGCGTGAAATTGAAATTGACGAAAACGGAAATGAATTGTCAAATATCAATAATGCTTGGCAAAATACTTATGAAGATATAGCTATAGCAAACTACGTTATAGAACTTATAGATGAAGCATCAGGTGAACAAACCGAAAAGGATTTTGTAAAGGGAGAGGCTTATTTTATTAGAGCGTTATCTTATTTTAATCTGTTAAACTTATATGGTCAACCATTTAATGCCTCTACTGCAGATACCGATTTAGGTGTGCCATTACGACTTAATATTGGTGTTGAAATGGTGTATTCAAGAAATACTGTTGCAGAATGTTATGCACAGGTAGAATCGGATATTTTAATGGCTAATGAGCTTTTTGATTTAAGTGGTATTACAAAAGGAAAATTTCATCCAAGTCAAGCCGCCTGTAATTTGTTAATGTCCAGAGTAAAACTTTATCAGGAAGAGTGGGATGAAGTTATTTCATATGCCGATTTAGCTATTGGTTCAGGAAGTTTAACCAAAATGACATCGACTACACCATTTATAACAGAGACTAATCCTGAAGTGTTATATTCATATTACACTATTGGAAGAGTAGTTTGGGAAAATGCTACGTATGTTGCAAATACAGAATTGATAAATCTTTACGATGATGCTGATATTCGTAAAGAAGCTTATTTTGCTACTTCTGATAATGGTTCTGGTAATGTATTATATATACCAAAGAAATATGATTTAGATGGTTTCTCAACTTTAGGTTTCACTAATTTAAGGATTGGAGAGGCATATTTAAATAGAGCAGAGGCTTACGCTCAAAAAGAAAATTTAACTAATGCTGTTAACGATATTAAAGCATTACACGCAAAACGATACACAAGTACAGCTTCTGTGGTTTACCCAACCAATGTAAGTGAAGTATTGTCGTTTGTGCTAAATGAGCGTAGAAAAGAATTATGTTTCGAAGATCACCACAGATGGTTCGATTTAAGACGTATGGCAAACAGACCTGAAATTAAACATGTATTCACCTTAATAGGAAGTGATGGGGTTAAGACAGGAACAGAAACATTTACGTTACTTTCAGATGATATTAACTATACTTTGCCTATTCCGTTAAAGGAAAGACAGAATAATCCGCTAATTAGAAATAATGAGCGTTATGAGAAGATACCGGTAATTGATGAAGAAGTTATCATCGATTAA
- a CDS encoding potassium channel family protein produces MIAFFVNIFRLSKILYKGVKYDHEFRFLLFTILLLLIGATLFYNQTEHWNILDALYFSVMTMSTVGYGDLTPTTTMGKIFTMIYSFMAIGSFVAFTAKIVTIMFYNKRKKKEKAAH; encoded by the coding sequence ATGATAGCTTTCTTTGTAAATATATTTCGGTTAAGTAAAATTCTGTACAAAGGTGTAAAATACGACCACGAGTTTAGATTTTTACTTTTTACCATCCTCCTTCTACTAATTGGGGCCACACTTTTTTATAACCAGACGGAACACTGGAATATTTTAGATGCTTTATATTTTTCAGTCATGACTATGTCTACCGTTGGCTACGGCGACCTTACCCCAACAACAACTATGGGAAAAATTTTCACTATGATTTATTCCTTTATGGCCATTGGCTCTTTTGTTGCTTTTACTGCTAAAATTGTAACCATTATGTTTTATAACAAACGTAAAAAAAAGGAGAAGGCTGCACATTAA
- a CDS encoding SusC/RagA family TonB-linked outer membrane protein: protein MRISIILIFSAVFTINAATYSQSKRVSLSLTNVSFSKLFEEIRKQTDYSFFFNDEKINELADISVNKTNAPVEEILDEVLKGTDLSYKVVDGVIVIVENGKVIPVQTITVTGTVIDAATNEALPGVNVLVKNSKLGVVTDFDGNFVIKLPQASTLIVSYLGYASQEIVVEGSETIKVKLEPEIENLNEVIINTGYQKIDKRESTSAIATVKEEDLNIAGAISVDKMLEGKAPGLQITNLSSTPGAAAKIRIRGGSTFTGNQSPLWVVDGVIYEDPVPLSADEINSFDNVNIIGNALSGINPSDIAKIDILKDASATAIYGIRAANGVIVITTKRGKTGEPSLTYSANLSFVQAPKYSNFNLMNSKERIDVSREMYQRNLGFASNYDNIDRLGYEGALMNLWDGTYNYQEFQNQVNYLETLNSDWFGELYNNSLTQRHAVSVSGGGDNMKYYFSLGYDDQQGDEKNVDLNRITARSNLDINLKDNVVLGLRMSGSVQKATYNHNSINAFNEAYYTSRTIPIYNEDGSYFYQSRALLNDAYGTAYGGYNILNEMDNSERNINNKSLDIAASLQWDLSDAFRFTSQISYRNTTNLTEEWITENTFYSAKLRTYDAFEDLLDERVDRYSTLPFGGVYSGGMVSQDSYSITNQLNYKTYLDEDNKHNINLNLGQEARSVNYWGATGFTVPGYNHYQGRGFISLPRVGVTTNDDGQSIINYEGYDYDAMINWLTTDGQSVYPSITDRVQNTMSYFGIFSYVYDKRYVLNFNARSDGSNTFGQYERYKFKPAWSASGRWNIHNEKFMENSMTINELALRGSYGVRGTMPNASPYLIIQNYGKNNAVYYPENTASLSSFPNANLRWEKSETVNVGLNYSLFDGRISGALDYAYSKSTDLLQNRPISLVNGSTTQLYNSGSKSVNSFEFAIRTVNLKLKDLSWSTNFNFSYDRDRVLSGFEEGVQFQGLTVNDYLSGSIYRAGFPTNGFFSYQFDGLTDEGLPTFKHLVEPGMTPEQQLEAALVYEGSRTPLYYGGFGTQIKSGNFTISASFTYKLGYKTRLLGLYNGNQNLPLPYENMHGTFVNRWRQPGDEAFTNIPTLSNYNQRFTSDALADGYNNIYVTNLGQAVPDGRNAWWMYDRSDARVVSADHIRFQSLTLSYNVPSKLIEGTGIKHLNLGVQGSNLSFWAFDRDLKGQDPEQVSGVGLPTLPNYSLSLNMSF, encoded by the coding sequence ATGAGGATATCCATTATTTTAATTTTTAGTGCTGTTTTTACAATTAACGCAGCCACATATTCACAATCAAAACGAGTTAGCTTAAGTTTAACTAATGTTAGTTTTTCGAAATTGTTCGAAGAGATTAGAAAACAAACTGACTACAGTTTTTTCTTCAACGACGAGAAAATTAACGAATTAGCCGATATTTCGGTTAATAAAACTAATGCGCCAGTTGAAGAAATTTTAGATGAGGTTTTAAAAGGAACCGATTTATCATATAAAGTTGTTGATGGCGTTATTGTTATTGTAGAAAATGGTAAAGTTATACCAGTTCAAACGATAACTGTAACAGGAACGGTAATTGATGCCGCAACAAATGAAGCTTTACCAGGAGTTAATGTTTTAGTGAAAAACAGTAAGCTAGGAGTGGTGACCGATTTCGATGGAAATTTTGTAATTAAACTTCCACAGGCATCAACGTTAATAGTTTCTTATCTAGGTTATGCTTCACAAGAGATAGTTGTTGAAGGTTCTGAAACTATAAAAGTAAAACTTGAGCCAGAAATAGAGAATCTTAATGAGGTAATTATTAATACTGGGTATCAAAAGATTGATAAAAGAGAATCTACAAGTGCTATTGCAACTGTAAAAGAAGAAGATTTAAATATAGCAGGAGCTATTAGTGTTGATAAAATGCTTGAGGGTAAAGCGCCTGGTTTACAGATTACTAATTTAAGTTCTACACCTGGTGCTGCAGCTAAAATTAGAATTCGTGGTGGTAGTACTTTCACAGGAAACCAAAGTCCGCTTTGGGTTGTAGATGGTGTTATTTATGAAGACCCAGTGCCACTTTCTGCAGATGAAATTAATAGTTTCGATAATGTTAATATTATTGGTAATGCGTTGTCAGGTATTAACCCATCAGATATTGCTAAAATCGATATTTTAAAAGATGCATCGGCAACAGCAATTTATGGTATAAGAGCTGCTAACGGAGTTATCGTAATTACCACTAAAAGAGGTAAGACCGGAGAACCTTCTTTAACATATTCTGCAAATTTAAGTTTTGTTCAGGCACCTAAATATTCAAATTTTAATTTGATGAATTCTAAAGAACGTATCGATGTATCTAGAGAAATGTATCAAAGAAACCTTGGTTTTGCAAGTAACTATGATAATATTGATCGTTTAGGTTACGAAGGCGCTTTAATGAATTTATGGGATGGCACTTATAATTATCAGGAGTTCCAAAATCAGGTTAATTATTTAGAAACCTTGAACAGTGATTGGTTTGGTGAGTTATATAATAACTCCCTTACCCAAAGACATGCTGTGAGTGTTTCAGGTGGTGGTGATAATATGAAATATTATTTCTCCTTAGGTTACGACGACCAGCAAGGTGATGAGAAAAATGTAGATTTAAACCGTATTACAGCCCGTTCAAATTTAGATATTAACCTAAAAGATAACGTTGTTTTAGGATTAAGAATGAGTGGGTCTGTGCAGAAGGCAACTTATAATCACAACTCAATAAATGCTTTTAATGAAGCGTATTACACCAGTAGAACGATTCCTATTTACAATGAAGATGGCAGTTATTTTTACCAAAGTAGAGCATTGCTAAATGATGCTTACGGAACGGCCTATGGAGGATACAATATTTTAAACGAAATGGATAATTCCGAGAGAAATATCAATAATAAGAGTTTAGATATTGCAGCTTCATTACAATGGGATCTTTCAGATGCGTTTAGATTTACAAGTCAGATAAGTTATAGAAATACAACCAATTTAACTGAAGAGTGGATTACCGAAAATACCTTTTATTCTGCTAAATTAAGAACTTATGATGCTTTTGAGGATTTATTGGATGAACGTGTAGATAGATATTCAACATTACCTTTTGGGGGTGTTTACAGTGGAGGTATGGTTAGTCAGGATAGTTATTCTATTACCAACCAGTTAAATTATAAAACCTATTTAGACGAAGACAATAAGCATAATATTAATTTAAACTTAGGTCAGGAAGCACGTTCAGTGAATTATTGGGGAGCGACAGGTTTCACTGTTCCGGGTTATAACCATTATCAAGGACGTGGATTTATTTCATTACCAAGAGTGGGTGTTACAACAAATGATGATGGCCAGTCTATAATAAATTATGAAGGATATGATTACGATGCGATGATTAACTGGTTAACAACCGATGGTCAATCGGTTTATCCATCAATTACAGATCGTGTTCAAAATACAATGTCTTATTTCGGAATTTTTAGTTACGTATACGATAAGCGTTATGTGTTAAACTTTAATGCACGTAGCGATGGATCTAATACCTTTGGTCAATACGAACGTTATAAGTTTAAACCAGCATGGTCGGCATCTGGACGTTGGAACATTCATAATGAAAAATTTATGGAAAACAGCATGACTATTAATGAGTTAGCTTTAAGAGGGTCTTACGGTGTTAGAGGAACTATGCCAAATGCGAGCCCATATTTAATAATTCAAAATTATGGGAAAAATAACGCAGTATATTATCCAGAAAATACAGCAAGTCTTTCAAGTTTTCCTAATGCTAATTTACGTTGGGAAAAATCTGAGACTGTTAACGTTGGTTTAAACTATAGTTTGTTTGATGGACGAATTAGTGGAGCGTTGGATTATGCTTATTCAAAAAGTACCGACTTATTACAGAATCGTCCAATTTCATTAGTTAATGGATCTACTACACAGTTGTATAATTCAGGTAGTAAATCGGTTAATAGTTTTGAGTTTGCCATTAGAACCGTAAACTTAAAACTTAAAGATTTATCCTGGAGTACAAACTTTAACTTCTCGTACGACAGAGACCGTGTGTTGAGTGGTTTTGAAGAAGGGGTACAGTTTCAGGGATTAACAGTAAATGATTACTTGTCAGGAAGCATTTACAGGGCAGGATTCCCTACAAACGGATTTTTCTCATACCAGTTTGATGGTTTAACAGATGAAGGTTTACCAACGTTTAAACATCTTGTGGAACCAGGTATGACACCAGAGCAGCAATTAGAAGCAGCTTTAGTTTATGAAGGTAGTAGAACACCATTATATTATGGAGGTTTTGGAACACAAATAAAATCTGGAAACTTTACAATATCTGCAAGTTTTACTTATAAGTTGGGGTATAAAACAAGGTTATTAGGTTTGTATAATGGCAATCAGAATTTACCATTACCATACGAAAATATGCATGGAACCTTCGTAAATAGATGGAGACAACCAGGTGATGAGGCATTTACAAATATTCCTACCTTGTCTAATTATAACCAAAGGTTTACGTCAGACGCCTTGGCTGATGGATATAACAATATTTACGTAACTAATTTAGGGCAAGCAGTTCCAGATGGACGAAATGCCTGGTGGATGTACGATAGAAGTGATGCCAGAGTTGTAAGTGCTGATCATATTCGTTTTCAGTCTTTAACTTTGTCTTATAATGTGCCAAGTAAATTAATTGAAGGAACAGGCATAAAGCATTTAAATTTAGGAGTACAGGGAAGTAACTTGTCTTTCTGGGCTTTCGATAGAGATTTAAAAGGTCAAGATCCTGAGCAAGTGTCGGGTGTAGGTTTACCAACTTTACCAAACTATAGTTTAAGTTTAAACATGTCATTCTAA
- a CDS encoding RNA polymerase sigma factor has product MRVSGITIQYNSKEFKAIFERLFPSMYMLASRILKSEEKGKDVAQEAFVKLWQKDTEEFASEKALQAYLYVLVKNACISVLRKEKNISNTSLDEGLTIAQKSFLNEILREETYKLLHEAIKELSPQSERVVRLTLEGYRNQDIANELDITINSVKTVKKRAYNRLRQMLGSQFVAFILGSFIEFF; this is encoded by the coding sequence ATGAGGGTTTCAGGTATAACGATTCAGTATAACAGTAAGGAGTTCAAAGCTATTTTTGAGCGTCTTTTTCCGTCAATGTATATGTTGGCCTCTCGTATTTTGAAGAGCGAGGAGAAGGGAAAGGATGTTGCTCAAGAGGCTTTTGTGAAACTTTGGCAAAAGGATACTGAAGAATTTGCCAGTGAAAAGGCCCTGCAAGCTTATTTGTATGTTTTGGTAAAAAACGCTTGTATAAGTGTGTTACGAAAAGAGAAAAACATCAGTAATACTTCTCTGGATGAAGGTCTAACAATTGCTCAAAAATCATTTTTAAACGAAATTTTAAGAGAAGAAACTTATAAGCTTCTGCATGAAGCTATAAAAGAATTGTCTCCTCAATCTGAACGCGTTGTTAGATTAACATTAGAAGGATACCGTAACCAAGATATTGCAAATGAGTTGGATATAACTATAAATTCTGTTAAAACTGTGAAAAAAAGAGCTTATAACAGGTTGAGGCAGATGCTTGGTTCTCAGTTTGTTGCTTTTATTTTAGGGAGTTTTATAGAATTCTTTTAG
- the yaaA gene encoding peroxide stress protein YaaA — protein MKLVISPAKSLDFESQLPTTKSSEAQFLNQSERINKLLKKKSAKSLSQLMSISDALGQLNYERNQAWELPFTTDNARPAVYAFNGDVYKGLDAYGIKEDKLESLQNTVRILSGLYGLLKPLDLIQPYRLEMGTKFPVGTKKNLYEFWKKDITKALNDELKDDELFLNLASNEYFKAIDKKALKVPVITANFKDLKNGEYKVISFFAKEARGLMARYVVDTNAQTVDDLKGFNYEGYGFSEAMSTDTDLVFIR, from the coding sequence ATGAAATTAGTCATATCTCCAGCCAAGTCGCTTGATTTTGAAAGTCAATTACCCACTACAAAAAGTTCAGAAGCTCAATTTTTAAATCAATCAGAGCGTATCAATAAGCTTTTAAAGAAGAAATCGGCAAAAAGCCTGTCTCAGCTTATGAGTATTTCTGATGCTTTGGGGCAGTTAAATTATGAGCGAAATCAGGCATGGGAATTACCGTTTACAACCGATAATGCAAGGCCTGCAGTTTATGCCTTTAATGGTGATGTGTACAAAGGTTTAGATGCTTATGGTATAAAAGAGGATAAATTGGAAAGTCTTCAAAATACTGTGCGTATTCTTTCAGGATTATATGGTTTGTTAAAACCTTTAGACTTGATTCAGCCATATCGTTTAGAAATGGGAACTAAATTTCCTGTGGGAACCAAAAAGAACCTTTACGAATTCTGGAAAAAGGATATTACAAAAGCATTAAATGATGAACTGAAAGATGATGAGTTGTTCTTGAATCTTGCCAGCAACGAATATTTTAAAGCTATCGATAAAAAAGCATTAAAAGTGCCAGTAATTACTGCGAATTTCAAAGATTTAAAAAACGGAGAATATAAAGTCATTTCGTTTTTTGCAAAGGAAGCTCGCGGACTTATGGCGCGTTATGTAGTTGACACCAATGCACAAACCGTAGACGATTTAAAAGGGTTTAATTACGAAGGTTACGGTTTTAGTGAAGCGATGTCTACCGATACCGATTTGGTTTTCATTAGATAA
- a CDS encoding 30S ribosomal protein THX: MGKGDKKTKRGKINRGTFGARRPRIKKKPSVETKIDINKKAIAK; encoded by the coding sequence ATGGGAAAAGGGGATAAAAAAACAAAACGTGGCAAAATTAACCGAGGTACTTTTGGAGCAAGACGCCCTCGAATAAAAAAGAAACCTTCGGTTGAGACTAAAATAGACATCAACAAAAAGGCGATTGCCAAATAA
- a CDS encoding M16 family metallopeptidase codes for MKVSVKHILHFLSIIIISAHSYGQNFFMPEGITYKQLPNGFRYYIIPNGEPGKIGLYLLSDTGCFVEKKEERGVAHFLEHMVFKGSKNYPGNETSEALERMGLRIGRDYNGSVNDTHTEYRIFIPENNDATLKETLRLMNDWCFNLQMDSTDLEVEKKVVIEEIKLRKGEGTPFVIGTYLEGHNGLGSEEQIRSVTSKDVKDFYNKYYTPDQLALVIYGKVDEKKVSKYIDKLYGKLAHATGKSNNKYLDLSQETIVKGDYENRNSEMLVLGFKTRDFPVIDFDSYKRDLIYKVFCEMLQNRLNQLPDSNIEKVTANVAYPFTGNLWFNFRLEAKDNASYKTMLSNFNYVVAQARRYGFLQEEIDFFVDKLLKRYESNLGNPDNYFGAVQMHFFKGEMPLSTSDKVKYMQEIANTITSKDFTEVLKGFTDLNKTILFDKHAKAFDAAFNEAYILGAIKHINKNTKVAPYKFAEPSNQFEIRSNANLPEVRIQNFNPKSIKKKVKLGDYLYLLKYDNGIKVVVNYAPNSETQIKIVSKHGLNNIPEKDRAMFKFVADNFDESFADYSEKEAKDLCRSTRVYKSVTFNNYDYEFQLKGTNNNFSELVKIFNLMVNNETLPKGDRISESYKRYLKRSGNSKDEYADYVNEILGKGLNVPTVTDTTITEETVNRYFDYYSMFKRSFRDSYIYVGGALPENVDELISTYIGTLKPVDFNTSVNETRPPLLAKSNIVETIDWGKKSSKSSFIFSSVDNKAISFKDKLISEGIAEYGYKRMFHILRKKYGYIYSLGASGYANVSQNLNAVSIRYIVEDLANVEAAQKAMQEEVLPSMSQGILTDDQAIGIKALLEKDYVASFYETSRVSSDYLKWGLDYGKLYTMKDFQKMIRNISKEDIEHHMKRLINLDKYFILIQN; via the coding sequence ATGAAAGTTAGTGTAAAACACATATTACACTTTCTAAGCATTATTATAATTTCTGCCCATTCTTATGGGCAGAATTTTTTTATGCCAGAAGGTATTACATATAAACAATTACCAAACGGGTTTAGATATTACATTATTCCAAATGGTGAACCAGGGAAAATTGGTCTATATCTGCTATCTGATACTGGTTGTTTTGTAGAGAAAAAGGAAGAGCGTGGCGTAGCACACTTTTTAGAGCATATGGTGTTTAAGGGAAGCAAAAACTACCCTGGTAATGAAACTTCCGAAGCTTTAGAACGTATGGGCTTACGAATTGGGCGGGATTATAACGGCTCTGTAAATGATACCCATACCGAGTACCGTATTTTTATTCCAGAAAATAATGATGCTACTCTAAAAGAAACGCTGCGATTGATGAATGATTGGTGTTTTAATCTTCAAATGGATTCCACCGATTTAGAAGTCGAGAAGAAAGTAGTTATTGAAGAAATTAAACTTAGAAAAGGAGAAGGCACCCCCTTTGTTATTGGAACTTATTTAGAGGGACATAATGGTTTGGGGTCTGAAGAACAGATAAGAAGTGTCACCTCAAAAGATGTTAAAGATTTTTACAATAAGTATTACACTCCAGATCAATTAGCACTTGTTATTTATGGTAAGGTTGATGAGAAAAAGGTTTCAAAGTACATCGATAAATTATATGGTAAACTTGCTCATGCAACTGGTAAAAGCAATAACAAATATTTAGACCTAAGCCAGGAGACAATTGTTAAGGGAGATTACGAAAATAGAAACTCCGAAATGCTGGTTTTAGGGTTTAAAACCAGAGATTTTCCTGTTATCGATTTTGATTCGTATAAAAGGGATTTGATTTATAAAGTGTTTTGCGAAATGCTTCAAAATAGATTAAATCAATTACCTGACTCAAATATTGAGAAAGTTACTGCTAATGTGGCTTATCCGTTTACAGGTAATTTGTGGTTTAATTTCAGGCTTGAGGCCAAAGACAATGCTTCATATAAAACCATGCTTAGCAATTTTAATTATGTTGTTGCGCAGGCAAGACGTTATGGCTTTCTTCAGGAAGAAATAGATTTTTTCGTAGATAAATTATTAAAGCGTTATGAAAGTAATCTTGGTAATCCTGATAATTATTTTGGTGCCGTACAAATGCATTTCTTTAAAGGAGAAATGCCATTATCTACATCAGATAAGGTAAAATACATGCAGGAAATTGCTAATACCATTACCTCTAAAGATTTTACAGAAGTTCTTAAAGGTTTCACAGATTTAAACAAAACCATTTTGTTTGATAAACATGCTAAAGCTTTTGATGCAGCGTTTAATGAAGCTTATATTTTAGGAGCCATTAAGCATATTAACAAAAACACGAAGGTTGCACCTTATAAATTTGCAGAACCATCTAATCAGTTTGAAATAAGAAGTAATGCAAACTTACCTGAAGTTAGAATTCAGAATTTTAATCCTAAATCAATTAAAAAGAAGGTAAAGCTTGGCGATTATCTGTACCTGTTAAAGTATGATAACGGTATTAAAGTTGTTGTGAACTATGCTCCAAATTCAGAAACACAAATAAAAATTGTAAGTAAGCACGGTTTGAATAATATTCCTGAAAAGGATAGAGCTATGTTTAAGTTTGTTGCCGATAATTTTGATGAGTCTTTTGCTGATTATTCAGAAAAAGAAGCCAAAGATTTATGCCGAAGCACTAGAGTATATAAAAGTGTTACTTTTAATAATTACGATTATGAGTTCCAGTTGAAAGGGACTAATAACAACTTTTCAGAATTGGTGAAAATCTTTAACCTTATGGTTAATAATGAAACTTTACCAAAAGGAGACCGTATTTCTGAGAGTTATAAACGTTATTTAAAGCGATCAGGAAATTCTAAAGATGAGTATGCCGATTATGTAAATGAAATTTTAGGAAAAGGCTTAAATGTACCAACAGTTACAGATACAACTATTACTGAAGAAACTGTAAATAGATACTTCGACTATTATTCCATGTTTAAGCGTAGTTTTAGAGATTCATATATTTATGTTGGAGGTGCATTACCTGAGAATGTTGATGAGTTAATTTCAACATATATTGGTACTTTAAAACCAGTTGATTTTAATACATCTGTAAATGAAACCAGACCACCTTTATTGGCAAAATCAAATATTGTAGAGACAATTGACTGGGGGAAAAAGTCTTCAAAATCAAGCTTTATATTTTCAAGTGTAGATAATAAGGCAATTTCGTTTAAAGATAAATTGATTAGTGAAGGTATAGCAGAATATGGTTATAAACGCATGTTTCATATTTTGAGAAAGAAGTATGGTTATATTTATTCTTTAGGAGCCTCTGGATATGCCAATGTATCTCAAAATTTAAATGCAGTTAGTATTCGTTATATTGTGGAGGATCTGGCCAATGTAGAGGCAGCACAAAAGGCAATGCAGGAAGAGGTCTTGCCATCTATGAGTCAAGGTATTTTGACAGACGACCAGGCAATTGGAATTAAGGCCCTTTTGGAAAAAGATTATGTGGCTTCTTTTTACGAAACCAGTCGTGTGAGTTCTGATTATTTAAAATGGGGATTAGATTATGGGAAATTATACACCATGAAGGATTTCCAAAAGATGAT